The Microcoleus sp. FACHB-672 genomic sequence AGGCGTTTGGCGCAGCCTACACCTTGCAAGAATTGCTGACGGTGAAGTCAGACGATATGCAAGGTCGTAACGAAGCGCTCAATGCGATCGTCAAAGGCAAGGCTATCCCCCGTCCGGGAACGCCAGAATCTTTCAAAGTGCTGATGCGCGAGTTGCAATCCCTGTGCTTGGATATTGCAGTGCACAAGGTTGAAACCAAGGAGGACGGCACCTCACGTGATGTGGAGGTTGATCTGATGGCGGATGTATCCACCCGCCGCGCCCCTTCAAGACCGACTTACGAGTCAGTTTCGCGGGAAGCGTTTGACGAAGCCGACGAATAGTTGTTAGCAGCCATCTGTCAGCAGTCCGTTGTTTTTGACGGCTGACTGCTGACAGAAGAAGCGCTAACCAATGAGACAATGAATTATCTTCGCCGGTGCGATTAACACCGCGAGATTCAAACCAACGTAATCTTATTTAAACCTCACGTTGATCATGTCTCATTTTGTCACATCCCCCTGGACTTGCAGGTTTAAGGACGGCAGCCGGTTGTATAGAATGGCAAGGCAATAAACTGGGAAATGGTTGCGGGCGCAAATGGATTAATGGCAAATCGGTATTCGTTCACCGATTACTTCTCGAATCCAAAATACCAGGATTCTTAGAATCGGGTAGTTTAGCTTGCCACACTTGTGATAACCCAAGCTGTATTAACCCAGACCATTTAGTACCGGGAATTGCCGCTGAAAATAGCTTGCAAATGATAGAGCAAAACCGCAAAACCTCTCGTAGCCAAACCTTTGCCGGGAGCAGCAAATTGAGTATTGACCAACTTTGGGAAATTCAGCTCAAATATTCCAACAAGTTCAAGCTATGCGGAGTCGTCGAATGAATGGCGACCGCATTCCCGATATGGCTGATGATTTTGGAGTGTCTCGAAGTGTCATTGACGACCTTAAAAACGGAGTGACCTATAAAGAAGTTTAACTTTATTAAGAATACCGTCAGCTCCCCTTTTGTTAGCGACCAGCTAAGAAAGCTGATAACTGAAGCGCGACTGATGATACCTGGTAAAACTTGGAAGCACATTGAAGGGAGATAAAGATAAATGGCAAAGCTTGAACAAAGATTTGACTACGTCAAAATTGGTTTAGCGTCCCCAGAAAGAATTCGGCAGTGGGGCGAAAGAACCTTACCTAATGGTCAAGTCGTGGGCGAGGTGACGAAGCCAGAAACCATCAATTACAGGACATTAAAGCCTGAAATGGATGGCTTATTTTGCGAGCGAATTTTCGGGCCGGCAAAAGATTGGGAATGCCATTGTGGGAAATACAAACGGGTTCGTCACAGAGGTATTGTATGTGAGAGATGTGGCGTAGAAGTCACCGAATCGAGAGTGCGCCGGCACCGCATGGGCTATATCAAATTAGCCGCGCCGGTCGCCCACGTTTGGTATCTCAAAGGCATCCCCAGCTACATGGCGATCCTTTTGGATATGCCACTACGGGATGTCGAACAAATTGTCTACTTTAACGCCTACGTCGTTCTCTCCCCCGGCAACGCCGACAACCTGCAATACAAACAGCTACTGACAGAAGATCAGTGGATGGAAATTGAGGATCAGCTTTATAGCGAAGATTCTCAACTCGCCAACATCGAAGTCGGCATTGGCGCGGAAGCACTGCAACGCCTGCTGCAAGACATTGAGCTGGAAAAAGAAGCTGAACAGCTGCGCGAAGAAATTGCCAACGCCAAAGGACAAAAACGCGCCAAACTGATCAAGCGCCTGCGCGTGATTGACAATTTCATCGCCACCGGCTCCCAACCCGATTGGATGGTACTGTCCGTCATTCCAGTAATTCCGCCGGATCTGCGCCCGATGGTGCAGCTCGATGGTGGACGTTTTGCCACCTCTGACCTTAACGACCTCTACCGGCGCGTCATCAACCGCAACAACCGACTGGCTCGACTGCAAGAAATCCTTGCCCCAGAAATCATCATCCGTAACGAAAAGCGGATGCTGCAAGAAGCCGTTGACGCCCTCATCGACAATGGACGCCGGGGACGAACAGTCGTAGGAGCCAACAACCGGCCCCTTAAATCCCTTTCTGACATCATTGAAGGTAAACAAGGCCGATTCCGCCAAAACCTGTTAGGTAAGCGAGTTGACTACTCCGGACGTTCCGTTATCGTCGTCGGGCCAAAACTCAAAATCCACCAGTGCGGCTTACCCCGTGAAATGGCCATCGAGCTATTCCAACCCTTCGTGATTCATCGGCTGATTCGTCAGGGACTGGTCAACAACATCAAAGCCGCCAAAAAACTCATCCAGCGTAACGATCCCAGCGTATGGGACGTGCTAGAAGAAGTCATAGAAGGGCACCCAGTCATGCTAAACCGGGCACCCACCTTGCACCGGCTAGGGATTCAAGCCTTTGAACCGATCTTGGTGGAAGGGCGCGCCATCCAGCTGCATCCCCTCGTTTGTCCTGCCTTCAACGCCGACTTTGACGGTGACCAAATGGCCGTTCACGTCCCCTTATCCTTAGAATCTCAGGCAGAAGCGCGGTTACTGATGCTGGCATCCAACAATATCATGTCACCGGCAACCGGACGGCCCATCGTGACGCCCAGCCAAGACATGGTGTTAGGCTGCTACTACCTAACCGCCGAAAGCCACGATCAGCAAAGAGGAGCCGGTCGCTACTTTGCGAACTTAGACGACGCGATCATCGCCTACGAACAAAAACAAATCGACCTCCACGCCTATATTTGGGTGCGCTTTGATGGAACCGTAGAAACAGATGAGCCGGATAACAGCCCCAAAGTCGAAAAATCCCCAGACGGTATCGTAACGAAACTCTATAAATACCGTCGAACTCGGGAAGACGCAACCGGCAACATCGTTAGCCAATACATCAAAACAACCCCAGGACGAATCATCTTAAACAAGACGATTCAAGAAGCGCTCAAATAGTCATTTGTCATTTGTCACTTATCAATTGTTAATTGTCAGCCGGTCAAAACCCAAAACAAAAGACAAAAGATAAGTGACAAAGCATCAACAACCAAGGGCAAAAAACGACCGGACAAAGGACACAGGACAAAAAAACATGGCAGATCAAAAGTCAATGGTTTTTCGCAATCGAGTTGTGGACAAAGGTGTCTTAAAAAAACTCATTGCCTGGGCCTTCACCAACTACGGGACAGCGCGGACAGCCCAAGTCGCCGACCTTCTTAAAGATTTGGGATTCCGCTACGCTACAAAAGCCGGCGTCTCCATCTCGGTAGACGACCTCAAAATTCCCCCCGGGAAACGTCAGCTGCTAGCAAAAGCAGAAGACGAAATTCGCGACACAGAAGCCCGCTACACGCGTGGAGAAATCACCGAAGTCGAGCGCTTCCAAAAAGTTATCGACACCTGGAACGGCACCAGCGAAGAACTCAAAGACGAAGTCGTACGTCACTTCAAAGCCGCCGATCCCCTGAACAGCGTCTACATGATGGCCTTTAGTGGAGCGCGGGGGAATATTTCCCAAGTCCGGCAGCTGGTGGGAATGCGGGGATTGATGGCAGATCCTCAAGGGGAAATTATCGACTTGCCCATCAAAACCAACTTCCGCGAAGGCTTAACTGTAACCGAATATATTATTTCCTCTTACGGGGCACGTAAGGGCTTAGTTGATACCGCACTGAGAACAGCCGACTCGGGCTATCTCACCCGCCGGCTCGTAGACGTATCCCAAGACGTGATCGTGCGGGAAATTGACTGCGGCACTAACCGAGGAATTCCAGTACGGGCAATGACCGATGGGGATCGGGTGTTGATCCCGCTGAAAAACCGCTTGCTGGGTCGGGTTTTAGCATTAGATGCGCCCCACCCCAAAACCGGCAAAATTATTGTCACCCGTAACCAACCGATATCGGAAGAACTCGCCCAAGAAATTGGCGATGCCAAAGTAGAAGAAGTGTTCGTACGCTCTCCCCTCACCTGCGAAGCCACCCGCAGTTGCTGCCAGCATTGCTACGGCTGGAGCCTTGCCCATGCTCACTTAGTAGACATGGGTGAAGCCGTGGGGATCATCGCCGCCCAGTCCATCGGCGAACCGGGGACTCAGCTAACGATGCGAACCTTCCACACTGGGGGCGTCTTCACCGGCGAAATCGCCCGTCAAGTTCGCGCACCCTTTGAAGGCACGATTCGCTATATTGGCCAACTACGAACCCGGCCCTTCCGTACCCGCCACGGGGAAGAAGCCCTGGTTGTAGAAAGTGCAAACGCCGAATTAGCCGTAGAGCGAGATGGACGGCGAGAAGTTTTTCCCATCACCCAAGGTTCCACCCTGTTGGTGCAAGATGGCAGTCACGTAAAAGCCGACGCATTTATCGCCGAAGTGCCGATTGCCGGTCGTACCGCCCGCAAAACCACGGAAAAAGCAACCAAAGACGTGGCCTCCGACTTGGCCGGCGAAGCGCTGTTTGCCGACTTGGTGCCTGAAGAAAAAACAGACCGGCAGGGCAACACCACCCGCATCGCCCAGCGCGGCGGCTTAATCTGGATTCTGGCCGGCGAAGTTTACAACTTGCCACCAGGGGCCGAACCCATCGTCAAAAACGGCGACCGGATTCAGCCTGGAAGCGTTTTGGCCGAAACCAAACTGATTACTGAACATGGCGGCGTTGTGCGCTTGGGTGGGGAAGACACTTCTGGCGAACACCCTCGCGAAGTGGAAATTATCACCGCTTCTGTCCTGCTTGACCGGGCCACTGTTCGCGAGGAAAGCTACCAGGGCCGGGAACACTATGTGATTGAAACCACCAACAACCAGCAGTTTTCCCTGAAAGCCACCCCAGGCACAAAGGTGCAAAATAATCAAGTGGTCGCTGAGTTGATGGACGGTCGCTATCACACCCAAACCGGCGGGATCATCAAATATTCCGGTGTGGAAGTGGCCAAGCGGGGTAAAGCCAAGCAAGGTTACGAAGTCGTTAAAGGCGGCACCCTGTTGTGGATTCCCGAAGAATGTCATGAAGTTAACAAAGACATTTCTTTGCTGCTGGTTGAAGATGGCCAGTATGTAGAAGCCGGCACAGAAGTCGTCAAAGACATCTTCTGCCAAAACAACGGGGTCGTGGAAGTTACCCAGAAAAACGACATCCTGCGGGAAATTGTCGTCAAGCCCGGTGAACTCCACATGGTAGATGATCCGGAAGAAGTGCTCAGTGCCGATGCCACGTTGGCGAATCCAGGCCAAGAAGTTATAAAAGGTCTGACGGTGCCGGAGTTACGCTACATCGAGTATGTGGAAACCCCTGAAGGCCCCGCCCTCCTGCTACGTCCGGTAACTGAGTTTCACGTGCCCGACGAGCCGGCTGTTCCTTCCCAAGAATCGCGCAAAGACCAAGACGGTTCCGCAATTGAGTTGCGTGCCGTGCAACGCCTGCCCTATAAAGATGGGGAGCGGGTTAAATCCGTTGAAGGTTTGGAGTTGCTGCGAACCCAGCTTGTTCTGGAAATTGGCAAAGACGCCCCTCAATTGGCAGCCGATATTGAGCTGGTGCCAGATGCGAATGACCCGTCTGTGATGCGGCTGCAATTGGTGATTTTAGAATCGCTGATCATTCGCCGGGATATGGCGGCAGACGCCCTGCAAGGCAGCACCCACACTCGCCTATTGGTGGAAGATGGCCAACGTATTGCCCCCGGCGCCGTCGTAGCCCGAACTGAAATTCAGTGTAAAGAAGCTGGTTTGGTTCGCGGGATTCGCGAGGGTGCGGAAGCAATTCGCCGGATTCTGGTGGTGCGCGATGCTGATTTGCTCACCCTAGAAGTCCCAGAACTCTCACCAACTGTTAAAGTCGGCACTTTACTGGTTGCCGGTAAGGATGAGATCGCGCCCGGAGTTGGACTTGAAGAGTCTGGCCAAGTGATCTCTATCATCAAAGATCAATCTTCACCGGCAGATGGAGATGCCCAATCCAAGCTGCAAAAACCGGCTAGCAAAGTCGTGATGCGGATCGCCCGCCCCTATCGCGTTTCTTCAGGTGCAGTGCTGCACGTTGAGGATGGCAGTTTGGTGCAGCGGGGTGACTTGTTGGTGCTGCTGGTGTTTGAGCGCACGAAGACGGGAGATATTATCCAAGGTTTGCCCCGGATTGAGGAACTGCTGGAAGCCCGGAAGCCTAAGGAAGCTTGTGTTCTGTCCAAACGACCGGGGACGGCTCAGGTTGAGTATGGTGACGATGACTCGGTAGAAGTCAAGGTCATTGAGGCTGATGGGGTGATTACAGAGTATGTGATGGGTCCGGGACAGAATGTGATGGTGTCTGATGGCCAGGAAGTCAAAGCCGGCGAGCCACTTTCAGATGGGCCTTCAAATCCCCATGAAATTCTGGAGGTTTTCTTTAATATCAACCGGGAAACGATGGGCGCGTATGATGCGGCGTTGAGTAGTTTCCAAGCCTGCCAGACATTTTTGGTGAATGAGGTGCAGTCCGTGTATCAATCTCAAGGAATTGATATTTCTGACAAGCACATTGAGGTGATTGTCCGTCAGATGACTTCTAAGGTTCGGATGGATGACGGCGGCGATACAACGATGCTGCCGGGTGAACTGGTGGAGTTGCGTCAGGTTGAGCAGGTGAATGAGGCAATGTCCATCACTGGCGGTGCACCGGCTCAGTATACGCCGGTGTTGCTGGGGATTACGAAGGCATCGCTGAATACGGATAGCTTTATCTCGGCGGCTTCTTTCCAAGAAACCACACGGGTGCTTACAGAAGCGGCGATTGAAGGTAAGTCTGACTGGTTGCGTGGACTCAAGGAAAACGTGATCATCGGACGTTTGATTCCTGCCGGCACGGGCTTCAATGCTTATGAGGACTTGATGAATAGTCAAGCCGACATGGATATGGGTTATGACTCTGCCGGTGTTCTGGATGAGGATGACGATCTTAAGGATGTCGTTCTCGATGACCGCAGCGCCCGTACCTTTAGCAGTAATGGCATCTTTGGCGACCGGACTGAGGAATTGCCTGAACGTCCCCCTCGTGCTGCTGCCGGCATCGGCTTTGACTTGGCCGGCGCTGACGCGTTCTCTCCCATTCTCGAAGATGATGTCTTGATTGATGATGAGGAAGAAGAAGAGGACGACGAAGAAGACGACGACTTTTAAATAAATGAAGGGTGAAGGGCAAGAAATTGCGCTTCACTTTTTCATTCCAAAAGTGAACAGTAGAGAGCTAAAAGTTGACTCTTTTTACTGTTCACTTTTTTTATTGACCGTGATTTTATCTGAATACAGTGCCGCCAACCGAGCCGGTTTACCAAAATAAAGAGTGATGTAATCAGCCAGATAAGTTGGCTAGAGAATGGCTTTTGCAATCTCAGTTGGTTTAGAACTTATCTGCATCTCAATAATAAACTGGGTTCCCTGTTCTGGCGTAGAAATACACTGCAATTGAGCACCATGTTTTTCTAACAAAATTTTCCGGCTAATTGACAACCCCATGCCTGTCCCTTTTCCAATGGGCTTGGTTGTAAAGAAGGGAGTAAAAAGTTTAGCGCGAACTTCCTCCGTCATACCAATGCCATTATCCGCAATGGTGATGCGAATGTGTGAACCGACAGCTATCCCGTCAGAGGAATTATGCGAGATGACTTCAGTGCGAATCAAAATTAGGGGTTGAAAAACTTGACTTTTTTCTTGGCTGACCCGTTCTTCTAACGCATCTATAGCATTGGCGAGCAAGTTCATGAATACCTGATTAAGCTGGCCGGCATAACAATTCACCGGCGGCAAGGCACCATAGTCTTTAATGACGTTAATCACAGGACGATCTGACTTAGCCTTAAGCCGGTGTTGCAATATCATCAAGGTGCTATTAATACCTTCGTGGATATCTACCGGCTTGCTTTCAGTTTCATCCAACCGCGAAAAATTTCGCAGAGACTGCACAATATTGCAGATCCGTTCGATCCCTAACTGCATGGAAGAAAGTAGTTTGGGTAAATCGTCTATGACAAATGGCAAGTCGGCATCTTCCATCTCATTGAGAATTTCTGGTTCGGGTTGGGGGTAATGCCGGTGGTAGAGATTCAATAGATGGATGAGTTCTTTACTATAGTCATTGGCGTGGGTGAGATTGCCGTAAATAAAATTCAGCGGATTGTTGATTTCATGGGCTACACCGGCAACGAGTTGACCCAAACTGGACATTTTTTCACTTTGCACAAGCTGAAGTTGGGCTTCCTGCAGCTCTTTTAAAGAACGTTCTAAGGCAATCGCTTTTTCGCGTTCTTTTTCCTGACTGCTTCGCAGCGCTATTTCTACTTCCTCACGTCGCTCTATTTCAGATTGTAACTTTTTACTCAAAGAAAAACTTCGTAAAGCAGTCAACACAGTCGTATATAGCTTTGATGTCGTTAATTCAGTCTTGGTTTTATAGTCGTTGATATCATAGCTAATAATTATGTTTTTTTCAGGTACTTGTCCCGGTTGACCTGTGCGTAAAATAATTCGCACGAATTGATTATTAAGCACTTCCCGAATATATTGAACCAACTCTAAGCCTGCATCATCAGTTTCCATAATGACATCAAGCAGAATGATAGCAACATCCGGATTTTCTTGAAGTAATTGTTTAGCTTCTCTGGCGGAGTAAGCACTAATAAAAGTCAAAGGCTTATTTTCAAAAGTAAACTTTTTTAATGCAATGTTTGTAGCCGTGTGAACTTGAATTTCATCATCTACAATTAAAACTTTCCAACTTTCTTTGAGTTGTTTTAAATCCTCTTCATTCGCAAAAAATAATTCATAATTGGATTCTTCTTCAAAAGTCAATAAATCTTGATCAGCAGATTGTCTAATTAAGAAATTGTCAGTTACACTTGCCATTGCTTTTCTCCCTTATAATTCAATGATCACTTTTAGTAACCAAATGCTTCTTTCGGATCTATTTGCATGGGCAACTTAATCACAAATTGCGTTCCCACTCCCACTTCACTCTGACACTCAATTTCACCTTTAAGTTTTTGAGTCACTAAATTGTAAACAAGATGTAATCCTAATCCACTCCCCCCCTGAGAGCGTTTAGTTGTAAAGAATGGCTCATAAATTTTGCTTAGGTTTTCAACCGGAATCCCTTGACCATCATCAGAGTATTTTAAGATCAGCTGATCGCCTTCTTGCTGAAAATGAATCAGAATTGTGCCCTCAACATCTCCTTTATATGCATGAGTTAAAGAGTTGATCAGCAAGTTAGCCACGATTTGCGAAAACGCACCTGGATAGGAATCTAGACTAATATTATTGTCGCCTAAAACTTCTATCGAATGTTTGGTATTTCGCAACTTTGGCTTTAGTTGCAACAAAATTTCATCGAGATAATTTTTGACTTGAAAAATTCGCCGTTCTTCGCTCGACTGATCGACTGCAACCTGCTTGAAGCTTTGAATTAATGCCGCAGCCCGCTGTAAATTAATCAGCAGGGTGTTGCTACTTTGGATCGCTATATCCAAAAATTCTTCTAACTCGGAGCGCTTCATTTTACCGCTCTTATAAATAGAACAGAATTCTGTGGTATGTTCTGCCAAAGCTGAAGCAACAGTGACCCCTACGCCAACGGGTGTATTAATTTCATGGGCAACGCCAGCGACTAATCCTCCTAGTGAGGCCATTTTTTCCGCTTCCACCAGTTTACTTTGAGCCGCTTTTAAGTTATCTAGGGCATCCGATAATTCTTGAGTGCGATCACCAACTAATTGCTCTAAGTTTTGATTAAACTCCTGTAAGTTTTTGTACAATTGGGCATTTTCAATAGAAATAGCAATTTGGGCAGATAAGAGTTTTAACAGCTCTAACCTATCGATGGTGAAAGCCCCTTCTGTCAGGTTATTCTCTAGGTAAAGAATGCCTGTTAGCTTGCCTTGGTGAAGTAGAGGCGTGCAGAGAATTGATTTCGGTTGAGTCGCAACCACATAAGGATCGCGGGTAAATTGTCCCTCTTGAGTGGCGTTATTTAAAACAACGTTTTCCTGGGTACGGATGACGTAGTTAGCGATCGCAACGACCAGTTTAGAAGTGTTTCCAGAAGCTGCTGTTGCATGGAGAGGAAGTGATCGCAGCACACTTACCTCATCTTCTTTAACCGAACCTTCCGCCTCGATCACCCAGTCTCCAGCTTTTTGCAAAATCAAAAAGCCTTTTTCAGCACCAGCATTTTCGATGGCAATTTTCATTAACCTTGTTAGCAACTTGCTCAAAACAATTTCACCTGAAATTGCTTGGGCGGCTTTCATCACGGTTGCTAAATCTAGAGTAGCTTCTAAGTTAGTGGTAGTGGTTGTAGGATGAGCAGTTGGTTGAGTAACTTTTGTTTTATTCGCACTCTGGCTTGAGGTTCTAAAGATTAATTGGGGATATTTCTTCTCTAGATTTTCTACTTTGCGTTTAGCCCCCCAGAGTTGATACCCATAGTGAGCCTTGGTTAGGTAAAGTTGGGCAAACTCCTCTTTGCCTTTTCCTAGCCAGAATTTAGCCGCGAGTTCTTCCCCTAAGGCTTCATTCTGAATAAAATCATGCTCTCTGGCTGAAGCAATTGCCCGATCATACAGATCCATCGCTTCTAAATCTTGGCCGGAAATGCGGGCAATCTCTGCTGCAACCAGCCAAAATTTGTGTGCGAAACTTTCTGGGCAGTTGTCTGCCCAAGTTTTTAGTTGTTTCTGATTCGCTTCTATTTGCTTCCAGTAATTTTTCTGCTCCGAGTCAGAGCCGGCTGGAAAGAGAGCAGTTAAGATCAAAGAGCGATAAAAATTATGGTGAGCGCTTGAAATGTGCCCCATCAGATAATCGATAATTTCCGACGCCTGATCTGAGGCTTTTTTGGCCTCATTATACTGTTCATCAAGATAAAAAGTCTGCGCTTTTAAAACATAAAACTCGCAGAGAGCGGCCATGCTCTTGCGGTTGTTAAAATTTTCTAAATGCTGTTTTTCACTAATTTCATCTTGTAGTCCCATGAAATTTAAAATTGCTAATTTGTTGGCATCAATGATATCGGTTGCCCACAAATTTTGGCTTTGAAGACAGAAATGGAGCGAGTTGGAAATATCTTCCAATAAGCTGTTCAAATTCATTCCCTGAAAGAAATAGGTAATGGTTTGAAACATTCTGTTATAACCCGTCCATTGCAAGTTGCCAGATTGCAAGCCAACTTTATATCCGTCGTTATTAATTTCGGCGGTGGTTTTAATGGGTTTAACCCAGCAGTTTAGGTAATTGGCAAAGATAACGCTATCTTGGCAGTTTTGCGACAGGTTATTTGAATTTTCGCTGAGGGTGAGAGCAAGCCGGCCAAACTCATAAGCCGAGTGGTAATCTCCTAAAATTGAATTCAGAATAATTCCATAACATGAGTAGCAGTAGGAACCTCCCGCGACAAATCCATATTTCAGAGAAATGTTAATAGCTTTGACAACAGTCAGTTTCCATAGTTCTTGAGACGAAAAAAATGTTAATGGACCCATGTTGCCCAATAACTTCATAGCCATTTTTTTCGCCGGCTCTTTCATCTTTTCGGCATTAATTAATGAAGAGATTTCTCGATTTGCTAAATTAGCCTTAGCTTCAGCAAGTTCGGTATTTACAGCCCCCGCTAAGTTCTCTTCAGCTAAGTCTATTTCTAACAAACGAAGTGCTTGTAACCCCGCTTGAATCGCTTCTTCATATTTGGTGAGTAGGGTGTACTGTACAATAAGGATGTTGTAAACTTCGGCTTTTTCGAGATTTGATTTGGACTGAGCCAAAGCGACTTCGATTAAAATCTTAGAATCTGCAAAGTTTCCGTTTAAATACTCCACATCTGCCAGTTCCTTATGCAAGGTAAAAGCCAGTTCGTAGGAGTCCTGCCAAATATTGCCTGGTAAAATTTCCAGCCCGATTCTTAAATAGTTTCTGGCAGCGGCATAAGCTGTTGCGTCTTTGGCTCTCCTCCCAGCAGTTATATTTAAAAGAGTCAGCTCAACTTTTTCTCGATCATCAGCAATTAACTTCCGTCCGGAATTTAAATGATCAACAATTTCAAAAATTCTTTCTGCTTGTCGCTCTGGAGAAATATTTGCTAATAATAGCCGGCCTATTTTGAGATGAACGGCTGTTTGTAGGTTTAAATCAATCAAAGCATAACCCGACTGCTGCACCCGGTCATGCAAAAACTTATAAGTTGTAATTACAAGTTGTGAATTAATGATCTCTTCTTCTGTCACACCCAATTCAGAAGTTGCAAGAATTAATCCATCTTGGATTGCCGGCAATAGCTCTTCAAAAGTTTGACCCGGAGACTTTTCATTAATAATTGCGAGAGTATTTAAATCAAAACTATTGCCAACGCAGGCAGCTAAGCGTAAAACTTGTTGAGTTAATTCCGGCATTTTTCTCAATTTGCCGATCATCAATTCGACAACATTATCGGTAATATCTAATGCTTCAATTTCTGAAAGGTTCCATTCCCAGTTTCTTTTGGCAAAATTGAAATTAAGAAGATTTTCTTGATAAAGCGTTTTAAGAAATTGATTAACAAAAAAAGGATTACCTTGGGTTTTACTGACGACTAACTCGGCTAAGGGCATCACTGAGTCTGTGTCTTTGTGTAAGGTTTCCGCAATCAACTTACCAATTTGC encodes the following:
- a CDS encoding DNA-directed RNA polymerase subunit gamma; this encodes MAKLEQRFDYVKIGLASPERIRQWGERTLPNGQVVGEVTKPETINYRTLKPEMDGLFCERIFGPAKDWECHCGKYKRVRHRGIVCERCGVEVTESRVRRHRMGYIKLAAPVAHVWYLKGIPSYMAILLDMPLRDVEQIVYFNAYVVLSPGNADNLQYKQLLTEDQWMEIEDQLYSEDSQLANIEVGIGAEALQRLLQDIELEKEAEQLREEIANAKGQKRAKLIKRLRVIDNFIATGSQPDWMVLSVIPVIPPDLRPMVQLDGGRFATSDLNDLYRRVINRNNRLARLQEILAPEIIIRNEKRMLQEAVDALIDNGRRGRTVVGANNRPLKSLSDIIEGKQGRFRQNLLGKRVDYSGRSVIVVGPKLKIHQCGLPREMAIELFQPFVIHRLIRQGLVNNIKAAKKLIQRNDPSVWDVLEEVIEGHPVMLNRAPTLHRLGIQAFEPILVEGRAIQLHPLVCPAFNADFDGDQMAVHVPLSLESQAEARLLMLASNNIMSPATGRPIVTPSQDMVLGCYYLTAESHDQQRGAGRYFANLDDAIIAYEQKQIDLHAYIWVRFDGTVETDEPDNSPKVEKSPDGIVTKLYKYRRTREDATGNIVSQYIKTTPGRIILNKTIQEALK
- a CDS encoding DNA-directed RNA polymerase subunit beta' — its product is MADQKSMVFRNRVVDKGVLKKLIAWAFTNYGTARTAQVADLLKDLGFRYATKAGVSISVDDLKIPPGKRQLLAKAEDEIRDTEARYTRGEITEVERFQKVIDTWNGTSEELKDEVVRHFKAADPLNSVYMMAFSGARGNISQVRQLVGMRGLMADPQGEIIDLPIKTNFREGLTVTEYIISSYGARKGLVDTALRTADSGYLTRRLVDVSQDVIVREIDCGTNRGIPVRAMTDGDRVLIPLKNRLLGRVLALDAPHPKTGKIIVTRNQPISEELAQEIGDAKVEEVFVRSPLTCEATRSCCQHCYGWSLAHAHLVDMGEAVGIIAAQSIGEPGTQLTMRTFHTGGVFTGEIARQVRAPFEGTIRYIGQLRTRPFRTRHGEEALVVESANAELAVERDGRREVFPITQGSTLLVQDGSHVKADAFIAEVPIAGRTARKTTEKATKDVASDLAGEALFADLVPEEKTDRQGNTTRIAQRGGLIWILAGEVYNLPPGAEPIVKNGDRIQPGSVLAETKLITEHGGVVRLGGEDTSGEHPREVEIITASVLLDRATVREESYQGREHYVIETTNNQQFSLKATPGTKVQNNQVVAELMDGRYHTQTGGIIKYSGVEVAKRGKAKQGYEVVKGGTLLWIPEECHEVNKDISLLLVEDGQYVEAGTEVVKDIFCQNNGVVEVTQKNDILREIVVKPGELHMVDDPEEVLSADATLANPGQEVIKGLTVPELRYIEYVETPEGPALLLRPVTEFHVPDEPAVPSQESRKDQDGSAIELRAVQRLPYKDGERVKSVEGLELLRTQLVLEIGKDAPQLAADIELVPDANDPSVMRLQLVILESLIIRRDMAADALQGSTHTRLLVEDGQRIAPGAVVARTEIQCKEAGLVRGIREGAEAIRRILVVRDADLLTLEVPELSPTVKVGTLLVAGKDEIAPGVGLEESGQVISIIKDQSSPADGDAQSKLQKPASKVVMRIARPYRVSSGAVLHVEDGSLVQRGDLLVLLVFERTKTGDIIQGLPRIEELLEARKPKEACVLSKRPGTAQVEYGDDDSVEVKVIEADGVITEYVMGPGQNVMVSDGQEVKAGEPLSDGPSNPHEILEVFFNINRETMGAYDAALSSFQACQTFLVNEVQSVYQSQGIDISDKHIEVIVRQMTSKVRMDDGGDTTMLPGELVELRQVEQVNEAMSITGGAPAQYTPVLLGITKASLNTDSFISAASFQETTRVLTEAAIEGKSDWLRGLKENVIIGRLIPAGTGFNAYEDLMNSQADMDMGYDSAGVLDEDDDLKDVVLDDRSARTFSSNGIFGDRTEELPERPPRAAAGIGFDLAGADAFSPILEDDVLIDDEEEEEDDEEDDDF
- a CDS encoding ATP-binding protein, which encodes MASVTDNFLIRQSADQDLLTFEEESNYELFFANEEDLKQLKESWKVLIVDDEIQVHTATNIALKKFTFENKPLTFISAYSAREAKQLLQENPDVAIILLDVIMETDDAGLELVQYIREVLNNQFVRIILRTGQPGQVPEKNIIISYDINDYKTKTELTTSKLYTTVLTALRSFSLSKKLQSEIERREEVEIALRSSQEKEREKAIALERSLKELQEAQLQLVQSEKMSSLGQLVAGVAHEINNPLNFIYGNLTHANDYSKELIHLLNLYHRHYPQPEPEILNEMEDADLPFVIDDLPKLLSSMQLGIERICNIVQSLRNFSRLDETESKPVDIHEGINSTLMILQHRLKAKSDRPVINVIKDYGALPPVNCYAGQLNQVFMNLLANAIDALEERVSQEKSQVFQPLILIRTEVISHNSSDGIAVGSHIRITIADNGIGMTEEVRAKLFTPFFTTKPIGKGTGMGLSISRKILLEKHGAQLQCISTPEQGTQFIIEMQISSKPTEIAKAIL